A single window of Granulicella mallensis MP5ACTX8 DNA harbors:
- a CDS encoding efflux RND transporter periplasmic adaptor subunit produces MRSANAVRCPIACTSALLLLFGLAGCKHNEPDHTAQEAPAAQPQVVDVGSNDVVRVENPGRFPLQSSVARSVVSTLEVTGSVSPDVSREIPVLSLANGRVAALHVGLGDTVHKGQLVMDVQSPDVATAFNAYLKAVNDEHLTVITLERDKLLYDKGAIPQTQLEGAQNGEDDAKANLTAAEQQLKILGVDKDHPGDMVKVYAPATGVIIAQNVTAAGAAGITFAGAAGSLTIADLSHVWVICDVYENDLANVHLGQHADIRLNAFPGKVFSGTISDIGAQLDPSLRTAKVRIQVPNPGNQLRLGMFATASILGLRPVDMTAVPAEAILQLHDRSYVFEPEANGTFKRVQVKIGRTLEGNLIEVQSGLNVGQQVVLHALDLQNTADQQ; encoded by the coding sequence ATGCGATCGGCCAATGCGGTACGTTGCCCTATAGCCTGCACATCTGCGCTCCTGCTGCTCTTTGGGCTGGCCGGCTGCAAACATAACGAACCGGACCACACGGCCCAGGAAGCTCCTGCCGCCCAACCCCAGGTGGTCGATGTAGGAAGCAACGATGTTGTCCGGGTAGAGAATCCCGGCCGGTTTCCTCTTCAGTCGTCGGTAGCGCGGTCGGTTGTCAGCACGCTCGAAGTCACAGGCTCCGTCAGCCCGGACGTCTCACGTGAGATTCCTGTGCTCTCCCTGGCCAATGGACGCGTAGCCGCCCTGCATGTGGGTCTCGGCGACACCGTCCACAAGGGCCAACTGGTGATGGACGTCCAAAGCCCGGATGTGGCAACGGCCTTCAACGCCTATCTCAAGGCCGTCAACGACGAGCATCTGACCGTGATTACCCTGGAGCGCGACAAGCTCCTGTACGACAAGGGAGCGATTCCCCAGACCCAGCTTGAGGGTGCCCAGAACGGCGAGGACGACGCCAAGGCCAACCTCACCGCGGCAGAACAGCAGTTGAAGATCCTCGGAGTCGACAAGGATCATCCCGGCGATATGGTGAAGGTCTATGCGCCCGCGACGGGAGTGATCATCGCGCAGAACGTCACCGCAGCCGGTGCGGCGGGCATCACCTTCGCCGGAGCGGCAGGCTCGTTGACCATCGCCGACCTCTCGCACGTCTGGGTGATCTGCGATGTCTATGAGAATGACCTGGCCAATGTGCACCTTGGCCAGCACGCCGATATCCGGCTGAACGCGTTCCCCGGCAAGGTATTCTCCGGCACCATCAGCGATATTGGAGCGCAACTCGACCCGAGCCTGCGCACGGCAAAGGTGAGAATCCAGGTGCCGAACCCCGGCAATCAATTGCGCCTTGGCATGTTCGCCACGGCGTCGATTCTGGGCTTGCGGCCCGTCGACATGACAGCAGTCCCTGCGGAAGCGATCCTGCAACTGCACGACCGCTCGTATGTCTTCGAGCCTGAAGCAAATGGCACCTTCAAGCGGGTGCAGGTAAAAATTGGACGGACGCTCGAGGGCAATCTGATCGAGGTGCAGTCGGGTCTGAACGTCGGACAGCAGGTAGTGCTGCATGCGCTTGACCTGCAGAATACGGCAGACCAGCAATGA
- a CDS encoding TolC family protein codes for MFKTQSVLPILAGVLALQVTQRPALFAQTPQSPAAAYAAGTAPTPDPRRPPVSRPGAYTLAQILDLARSKNPTLLAAEQNLRAVRAQELQAGVRVNPSLTANGTDVTEGANAVTPYNYTVQVSRLFERGDKRRWRLDDARATTAQTQAQLNDTIRQTNLAVKQAFTHMLIAKEALELASASLKDFRHEVDIASDRYKAGDLGKLDFERLDLQLGSLESDESNDIVNLRQASDQLQTLIGIATPGADFDVTGDIIPPLVTQTQGALVQAGLDNRPDYAAAKFAVTAAEANARLAVANGTTDPTLEAEYDRSGTENSAGFSVNIPLRIFDRNQGNKETARFQATGSQFAQTAARNQVVSDIDQAWIGYTQAKRLSDRFGEHYLDESHDVLSIAQYAFEHGGIALIDYLDALRDARSSTNDALNAYQQTWLAIHQLSAASATEVVP; via the coding sequence ATGTTTAAAACTCAATCCGTCCTCCCGATTCTCGCTGGCGTTCTTGCACTCCAGGTGACACAGAGGCCTGCACTGTTTGCGCAGACGCCTCAGAGCCCTGCCGCCGCTTACGCAGCGGGAACCGCTCCTACCCCTGACCCGCGCAGACCGCCGGTCTCACGTCCGGGGGCCTATACCCTGGCCCAGATACTCGATCTGGCTCGCTCCAAGAACCCCACGCTGCTGGCCGCCGAACAGAACCTGCGCGCGGTTCGCGCCCAGGAGTTGCAGGCCGGCGTACGCGTGAATCCCTCGCTGACAGCAAATGGAACTGACGTCACCGAAGGGGCGAACGCCGTTACCCCCTACAACTACACGGTGCAGGTCTCGCGCCTCTTCGAGCGTGGCGACAAACGCCGCTGGCGTCTCGACGATGCCCGCGCCACCACGGCCCAGACGCAGGCACAACTGAACGACACGATCCGCCAGACGAATCTGGCCGTCAAGCAGGCCTTTACCCATATGCTGATCGCGAAGGAAGCCCTGGAACTGGCGAGCGCCAGCCTCAAGGACTTTCGCCACGAGGTAGACATCGCCTCCGACCGCTATAAAGCAGGCGACCTGGGCAAGCTCGATTTTGAGCGTCTCGATCTGCAGCTGGGCAGCCTCGAGAGCGATGAGTCGAACGACATCGTCAATCTGCGCCAGGCCAGCGACCAGTTGCAAACGCTGATCGGCATAGCCACCCCGGGAGCGGACTTCGACGTGACCGGAGACATTATTCCGCCTCTCGTTACGCAGACGCAGGGGGCACTCGTACAAGCAGGCCTGGACAATCGCCCGGACTATGCAGCGGCTAAATTTGCGGTGACGGCAGCGGAAGCGAATGCCCGGCTGGCGGTAGCGAACGGCACCACCGACCCGACGCTGGAGGCGGAGTACGACCGCAGCGGAACGGAAAACTCTGCCGGCTTCTCCGTCAATATTCCGTTGCGCATCTTCGATCGCAATCAAGGCAACAAGGAGACGGCGCGCTTTCAGGCGACAGGTTCGCAGTTCGCGCAGACCGCGGCTCGCAACCAGGTGGTCTCCGATATCGACCAGGCCTGGATCGGCTATACCCAGGCCAAGCGCCTCTCCGACCGCTTCGGAGAGCACTACCTCGACGAGTCGCATGACGTGCTCAGCATCGCACAGTACGCGTTTGAACACGGAGGCATCGCCCTGATCGACTATCTCGACGCGCTGCGCGATGCGAGGTCGTCCACGAACGACGCTCTCAATGCGTATCAGCAGACCTGGCTGGCGATTCATCAGTTGAGTGCGGCGAGCGCTACGGAAGTGGTGCCGTAG
- a CDS encoding efflux RND transporter permease subunit, with protein MIKRVVDFALNNRFIILIAAVLLFGWGAISFHNLPVEAYPDVANNYVSIITQWPGRSAEDVEQQVTVPLEIGMAGIPHMAHLRSTTLAGISSIMMIFDDESADDWNREKVLERLSQVTLPAGLQPQIGTDWSPVGQIYWYTLKSTNPEYDDMALKGLEDWQLEKQFRSVPGVVDVSSFGGITREYQVTVDPEKLIAYGLTIAQVQQQLAANNVNTGGSFIEQGQQQINVQEVGLFTNVHDIEQTVLKASNGTALRVSDVATVAQGPKIRLGQIGKTYRSVDGKLINDGDAVEGVLLLQKGENSDATLARIHEKVKELNERILPKGVTIVPFLDRSTLLKLTTTTVLDNLTKGILLVVIILFFFLGNLRGALIVAITIPFALLFASICLDLNHIPANLLSLGALDFGMVVDGAVVMIENIVRHLSHKRQPDKTPIQIIREAAHEVQRPVFYAIAIIITTYLPIFTLQSVEGRLFKPMAWTVAFALLGALIFSMILAPVLASFLFPKGTTEWENPVMHWLTKRYRHDATWAIEHKTVPIIAGLALLGLGAFLMFSGAIGSEFLPHLDEGAIWVRGSLAPSTGPTESRTIADRARVELAAFPEVTQVVSQIGRPDDGSDTTGFFNTEYFVDLKPKDEWRPVFHKNKEELIAAMDRELEKMPGVIWNFSQPISDNVEEAVSGVKGELAVKLYGTDLKTLEHKGDEIVQVMSTVPGVADLGLFRVIGQPNLNYVIDRQAAARYGINVADIQNAIEGAVGGTLGGAPVTQVLDGEARYDVMVRYNPKFRSTPEAIGDIRLLSPSGERVSLSQLTRPAVTDGAEEIYREEGSRYVAIKYSVRHRDLGSTVEEAIAKVNKQVSLPPGYKLDWAGEYESQKRSSRRLMLVLPITVLVIFMILYAMFGSFKWAMLVICNVMIAPVGGMVALYLTHTHFSVSSGVGFLALFGVSVQTGIIMLEYINQMRVNGHPVEEAAVEGAVLRLRPIVMTMLVAMLGLLPAALSHGIGSDSQRPFAIVIVGGLMGALLFGIFILPCLYVWLARSTDILPRPDYEFEN; from the coding sequence ATGATCAAGCGTGTGGTTGATTTTGCGCTGAACAATCGCTTCATCATCCTCATCGCCGCCGTGCTGCTTTTTGGCTGGGGAGCGATCTCATTCCATAACCTCCCCGTCGAGGCCTATCCCGACGTCGCCAACAACTACGTCAGCATCATTACGCAATGGCCCGGCCGCTCCGCTGAAGACGTGGAGCAGCAGGTCACCGTGCCGCTGGAGATCGGCATGGCGGGCATTCCGCACATGGCCCACCTGCGCTCGACCACCCTGGCCGGGATCTCCAGCATCATGATGATCTTCGACGATGAGAGCGCGGACGACTGGAACCGCGAGAAGGTTCTGGAAAGGCTCTCCCAGGTCACGCTGCCGGCTGGTCTTCAGCCGCAGATCGGAACCGACTGGAGCCCCGTCGGGCAGATCTACTGGTACACCCTGAAGAGCACGAACCCCGAATACGACGACATGGCCCTGAAGGGCCTGGAAGACTGGCAGCTCGAAAAGCAGTTCCGCAGCGTACCCGGTGTCGTCGATGTCTCAAGCTTTGGCGGGATCACCCGCGAGTACCAGGTAACCGTCGATCCGGAAAAGCTGATCGCCTACGGCTTGACCATCGCGCAGGTGCAGCAGCAGCTCGCGGCCAACAACGTCAATACCGGCGGCAGCTTCATCGAACAGGGCCAGCAGCAGATTAACGTGCAGGAGGTTGGTCTCTTTACCAACGTGCACGATATTGAGCAGACGGTGCTCAAGGCGTCCAACGGCACCGCGCTGCGTGTCAGCGATGTGGCGACCGTCGCGCAAGGGCCGAAGATTCGCCTCGGCCAGATCGGCAAGACCTATCGCAGCGTCGATGGCAAGCTCATCAACGACGGCGACGCGGTAGAGGGCGTTCTTCTACTCCAGAAGGGTGAAAACTCCGACGCTACGCTCGCGCGTATCCACGAGAAGGTGAAGGAGCTCAACGAGCGCATCCTGCCGAAGGGTGTGACGATCGTTCCCTTCCTGGACAGAAGCACGCTGCTCAAGCTGACGACCACCACGGTTCTGGACAATCTGACCAAGGGCATCCTCCTGGTCGTGATCATCCTGTTCTTCTTCCTGGGCAACCTGCGCGGTGCGCTGATCGTTGCCATTACCATTCCGTTCGCACTGCTGTTCGCTTCGATCTGCCTCGACCTCAACCACATTCCAGCTAACCTGCTGAGCCTGGGCGCGCTGGACTTCGGCATGGTCGTGGATGGCGCGGTGGTGATGATCGAAAACATCGTCCGCCACCTGAGCCATAAGCGCCAGCCGGACAAGACTCCGATCCAGATCATTCGCGAGGCTGCCCACGAAGTACAGCGCCCTGTCTTCTACGCCATCGCGATCATCATCACGACGTACCTGCCGATCTTCACCCTGCAATCCGTCGAGGGCCGCCTGTTCAAGCCGATGGCCTGGACGGTTGCCTTCGCGCTGCTGGGCGCACTGATCTTCTCGATGATTCTCGCGCCGGTGCTCGCGAGCTTCCTGTTCCCCAAGGGCACGACCGAATGGGAAAACCCGGTGATGCACTGGCTTACCAAGCGGTATCGCCACGATGCCACCTGGGCCATCGAGCATAAGACTGTTCCCATCATTGCTGGACTCGCACTGCTGGGCCTGGGGGCATTTCTTATGTTCAGCGGAGCCATCGGTTCAGAGTTCCTGCCACATCTCGACGAAGGCGCGATCTGGGTGCGCGGATCGTTAGCGCCCAGCACGGGCCCCACGGAGAGCCGCACCATCGCCGATAGAGCCAGGGTTGAGCTGGCGGCCTTCCCGGAGGTCACCCAGGTGGTCAGCCAGATCGGCAGGCCGGATGACGGCTCCGATACCACCGGCTTCTTCAACACGGAGTACTTCGTCGACCTGAAACCCAAGGACGAGTGGCGCCCGGTCTTCCATAAGAACAAGGAAGAGCTGATTGCGGCGATGGACCGCGAACTGGAGAAGATGCCCGGCGTCATCTGGAACTTCTCGCAGCCCATCTCGGACAACGTGGAAGAGGCTGTCAGCGGCGTCAAGGGCGAGCTCGCTGTGAAGCTCTACGGCACCGACCTGAAGACGCTGGAGCACAAGGGCGATGAGATCGTCCAGGTAATGAGCACGGTTCCCGGCGTCGCCGATCTCGGACTCTTCCGGGTCATCGGCCAACCGAACCTGAACTATGTCATCGATAGACAGGCTGCGGCACGCTACGGCATCAATGTGGCCGACATCCAGAATGCGATCGAAGGCGCCGTGGGAGGCACCCTCGGGGGAGCGCCTGTAACGCAGGTGCTGGATGGCGAGGCGCGCTACGATGTGATGGTTCGCTACAATCCGAAGTTCCGCTCGACCCCTGAAGCGATCGGCGACATTCGCCTGCTCTCTCCCTCCGGGGAACGGGTTTCGCTCTCGCAGCTCACGCGGCCTGCAGTGACCGATGGCGCGGAGGAGATCTATCGCGAGGAAGGCAGCCGCTATGTGGCCATCAAGTACAGCGTTCGCCATCGCGACCTCGGCAGCACGGTAGAAGAGGCTATTGCGAAGGTCAACAAGCAGGTCTCCCTGCCGCCCGGCTACAAGCTGGACTGGGCCGGAGAGTATGAGAGCCAGAAGCGCAGCTCGCGGCGCCTGATGCTCGTGCTGCCCATCACCGTCCTGGTCATCTTCATGATCCTGTATGCCATGTTCGGCTCGTTCAAGTGGGCCATGCTGGTGATCTGCAACGTCATGATCGCCCCAGTGGGCGGCATGGTCGCGCTGTACCTTACGCATACGCACTTCAGCGTGTCGTCGGGAGTCGGCTTCCTCGCCCTGTTCGGCGTCTCGGTGCAGACCGGCATCATCATGCTGGAGTACATCAACCAGATGCGCGTCAATGGGCACCCGGTCGAAGAGGCCGCGGTGGAAGGTGCGGTGTTGAGGCTTCGCCCGATCGTAATGACGATGCTGGTCGCCATGCTGGGCCTGCTCCCGGCGGCGCTCTCGCACGGCATTGGATCGGACTCGCAGCGGCCCTTCGCTATCGTCATCGTCGGCGGCCTGATGGGCGCGCTGCTGTTCGGCATCTTCATCCTGCCCTGCCTGTATGTCTGGCTGGCGCGCAGCACGGATATTCTTCCCAGACCAGACTACGAGTTCGAGAATTGA